One Hordeum vulgare subsp. vulgare chromosome 4H, MorexV3_pseudomolecules_assembly, whole genome shotgun sequence DNA window includes the following coding sequences:
- the LOC123450017 gene encoding protein CHAPERONE-LIKE PROTEIN OF POR1, chloroplastic-like: MQAAVALRQSLLIRRFPRAYYHAGGAGADGGVRLLGRGGACCSASLSVGTGGGGSEHVPVFPRQKTWDPYKLLGVDHDASEEEINSARNFLLQQYAGNEESEEAIEGAYDKIMMKSYSHRKKSKINLKSKLRKQVEESPSWAKSLLGHFEVPSMDVVSKRFALFGFIAGWSIATSAETGPTFQLALALVSCIYFLNDKMKNLMRASATGLGVFAGGWIVGSLVVPVIPTFTFPHTWCLELLTSLVAYVFLFLGSTLVK; the protein is encoded by the exons ATGCAGGCGGCCGTGGCCTTGAGGCAGTCCCTTCTCATCCGACGGTTCCCAAGGGCTTATTACCACGC cggcggggccggggcagatGGTGGCGTGCGGCTGCTAGGAAGAGGAGGCGCCTGTTGCTCCGCGAGCCTATCCGTCGgtaccggcggcggcggcagtg AGCATGTTCCCGTATTCCCAAGACAAAAAACATGGGATCCCtacaagcttcttggtgttgaccATGATGCCTCTGAAGAAGAGATCAATAGTGCAAGGAACTTCCTTCTTCAACAATACGCTGGGAATGAAGAAAGCGAAGAGGCAATTGAAGGTGCCTATGATAAGATAATGATGAAGAGCTACTCACACCGTAAGAAATCGAAAATCAACCTGAAAAGCAAATTAAGGAAGCAAGTGGAAGAATCCCCATCATGGGCTAAGTCACTGCTTGGACACTTTGAGGTGCCATCGATGGATGTTGTGTCAAAAAGATTTGCTCTCTTCGGCTTTATTGCTGGGTGGAGCATCGCAACCTCTGCTGAGACCGGACCTACCTTCCAG CTTGCACTGGCACTCGTCTCATGCATATACTTTCTCAACGACAAGATGAAAAACCTTATGAGGGCGTCTGCCACTGG GCTTGGAGTCTTTGCTGGTGGCTGGATAGTAGGCTCGCTGGTGGTCCCAGTGATCCCGACATTTACTTTCCCGCATACTTGGTGTCTAGAGCTCCTTACTTCGCTGGTCGCttatgtatttttatttttgggcagcACTCTTGTCAAGTGA
- the LOC123450018 gene encoding post-GPI attachment to proteins factor 3-like, with protein MTGSSLRRLLPLVSLLLLLAALGFLSVSVQASRGDADPHYRTCVDECQNTGIIASNIISHCSSLENDSTSAGTSWYTQEALGMQWKQLNCMTDCRYYCMMQREEERRLGGLSPVQYHGKWPFKRVSVFQEPLSAALSVLNLLMHFTGWLSFFLLVKYKLPLRPQTKRTYYEYTGLWHIYAILSMNAWIWSSVFHTRDIDLTEKLDYSSAVAVLGYSLILTLLRIFNVKDAAARVMFAAPILAFVTTHILYLNFYELDYGWNMKVCVAMGVVQIVAWATWAGVTRHPSRFKLWVVVFGGALAMLLEVFDFPPYKGYADAHSLWHASTVPLTYLWWSFIKDDAEFRTSTLTLVKKAR; from the exons ATGACCGGAAGCAGCCTCCGGAGGCTACTTCCATTggtttcccttcttcttcttcttgccgcGCTCGGATTCCTCTCCGTCTCCGTCCAGGCCAGCCGGGGGGATGCCGATCCGCACTACAG AACCTGTGTGGACGAGTGTCAGAATACAGGGATTATTGCAAGTAACATCATCAGTCACTGCTCGTCCCTGGAAAATGACAGCACATCCGCTGGAACTTCTTGGTACACACAGGAGGCCCTTGGCATGCAGTGGAAGCAACTAAACTGTATGACAGACTGCCGCTACTACTGCATGATGCAAAGAGAAGAGGAACGGCGATTAGGTGGCCTGAGCCCTGTTCAGTATCATGGAAAATGGCCCTTCAAACGTGTTTCTGTCTTCCAG GAGCCCCTTTCGGCTGCACTGTCTGTTCTCAACCTATTGATGCACTTCACTGGCTGGCTTTCATTCTTCCTGCTAGTGAAATACAAATTACCTCTTAGACCTCAGACCAAGAGGACGTACTACGAATACACTGGCTTATGGCATATCTATGCAATATTATCAATGAATGCATGGATCTGGAGCTCTGTATTCCATACCAG GGATATTGACTTGACTGAGAAATTGGATTACTCTTCAGCTGTGGCCGTACTTGGCTACTCTTTAATCCTTACATTGCTAAGAATTTTTAATGTCAAGGATGCGGCTGCCAGGGTGATGTTTGCTGCACCTATTCTAGCATTCGTCACAACACACATCTTGTATCTTAACTTCTATGAGCTTGACTACG GATGGAACATGAAAGTTTGTGTGGCGATGGGTGTGGTTCAAATTGTCGCATGGGCAACCTGGGCTGGCGTGACCCGTCATCCGTCACGATTCAAGCTTTGGGTCGTTGTGTTTGGAGGAGCTCTAGCTATGCTTCTTGAAGTGTTTGACTTTCCTCCGTACAAGGGGTATGCCGACGCGCACTCGTTGTGGCACGCGAGCACGGTTCCCCTCACCTACCTTTGGTGGAGCTTCATTAAAGATGATGCAGAATTCCGCACCTCCACACTCACACTTGTTAAGAAGGCCAGGTAA